The following proteins are encoded in a genomic region of Nicotiana sylvestris chromosome 4, ASM39365v2, whole genome shotgun sequence:
- the LOC138889421 gene encoding uncharacterized protein, whose protein sequence is MESADEEEMMTNMEFYKKSNKEAKLAVTTAKNTTFKHLYEELGGGGGDKKLFRLAKARERKALALDQERCIKNEEGKVLVEEDEEDARRVEAEFDSPVVQEEGTYPELAVGYRSHSSSKEVDGTVYVGKNDLHMVFIDLEKATIKSLGRFYGDVWRLAARGVEINPESKGFKLSRTKTEYLECKFSIGAHEVEVDVKLDAHVIPRRDSFKYLGSVIQGNGKIDEDVATVLERD, encoded by the exons ATGGAGAGCGCCGATGAGGAGGAGATGATGACGAATATGGAGTTTTATAAAAAGTCTAATAAAGAGGCAAAGTTAGCTGTCACGACTGCCAAAAATACAACATTTAAACACTTGTATGAGGAGCTAGGAGGTGGAGGCGGTGACAAGAAACTGTTCCGATTAGCCAAGGCTAGAGAGAGAAAGGCACTTGCCTTGGACCAAGAGAGGTGCATTAAAAACGAAGAAGGTAAGGTCTTGGTAGAGGAG gacgaagaggatgcccgaagagtggaggcGGAGTTTGATAGTCCCGTTGTACAAGAAGAAGGGACATATCCAGAATT GGCAGTCGGCTACAGAAGCCATTCATCTAGCAAGGAGGTTGATGGAACAGTATATGTAGGGAAGAAtgacttgcatatggtgtttattgacttaGAAAAAGCCACGATAAAGTCCTTAGGGAGGTTTTATGGAGATGTTTGGAGATTAGCG GCTAGAGGTGTGGAAATAAACcctgagtctaaaggtttcaagttgagcaggacaaaGACAGAGtacttggagtgtaagtttaGTATTGGGGCTCATGAAGTAGAAGTGGACGTGAAGCTGGATGCACATGTCATCCCCAGGAGAGATAGTTTCAAATATCTTGGGTCTGTGATACAGGGTAACGGAAAAATCGATGAGGATGTTGCAACCGTATTGGAGCGGGATTGA